The following proteins come from a genomic window of Acinetobacter baumannii:
- a CDS encoding MFS transporter, with translation MTYTQEEKHSRIRGIVGAASGNLVEWFDFYIYAVFAAYFTQALTAPDMDSTTKSIYVWGVFAASFFMRPIGSWLFGRIADRHGRKKSMIISICLMALSSFLFAALPTYDQVGLFAPFLLLLVRLLQGLSVGGEYGAVATYMSELGLKGQRGFYSSFQYVTLSGGQLLASLLGVILLTFLSEQQLHDGGWRIPFVIGGIAAILSLLARSRLEETLSHQDSERKESGSLRELFKKHWKTFLLVVGYTSAGSLTFYVETVYSKTYLTNLGMDGKTVGYIMTFALFVYMCAQPIFGAISDRIGRRSSMLAFSLLSAIFIYPVMVIGMRAYIDSPIIITLLLIFMMMLLSFYTSISGLVKAEMFPPHVRALGVGFSYAVGNALFGGSAPSVALQFKAAGIENTFFIYVIVMLIICFLCSLALPKKPDYLEHDH, from the coding sequence ATGACATATACTCAGGAAGAAAAACATAGCAGGATACGTGGGATTGTAGGCGCAGCCTCTGGTAATTTAGTCGAATGGTTTGATTTTTATATTTATGCAGTATTTGCTGCTTACTTTACTCAAGCTTTAACCGCGCCAGATATGGATAGCACAACCAAGTCTATTTATGTTTGGGGGGTGTTTGCAGCAAGCTTCTTTATGCGTCCGATTGGAAGCTGGCTATTTGGTCGTATTGCAGATCGACATGGCCGAAAGAAGTCGATGATCATATCAATTTGTCTGATGGCTTTAAGCTCCTTTTTATTTGCAGCTTTGCCTACTTATGATCAAGTCGGTTTATTTGCCCCTTTTCTATTGCTCCTTGTTCGTTTACTTCAAGGCTTATCAGTGGGTGGTGAATATGGCGCCGTTGCCACTTATATGAGTGAATTAGGCTTAAAAGGTCAGCGTGGTTTTTACTCATCTTTCCAATATGTCACCCTCTCTGGTGGTCAATTGCTTGCAAGCTTACTGGGCGTTATTTTATTGACGTTCTTAAGTGAACAACAATTACATGATGGCGGTTGGCGTATTCCATTTGTTATTGGTGGTATCGCAGCAATCTTATCTTTGCTTGCACGTAGTCGTTTAGAAGAAACGCTTTCTCATCAAGACAGCGAACGAAAAGAGTCTGGTAGCTTAAGAGAACTCTTTAAAAAACACTGGAAAACCTTTTTATTGGTGGTTGGATACACTTCTGCTGGTTCATTAACATTTTATGTAGAGACTGTTTATTCAAAAACCTATTTAACCAACTTAGGGATGGACGGAAAAACAGTTGGTTATATCATGACCTTCGCCCTATTTGTCTATATGTGTGCTCAACCTATATTTGGTGCAATTTCCGACCGTATTGGGCGACGCTCCTCAATGTTGGCATTTAGCTTATTGTCCGCCATTTTTATTTATCCCGTCATGGTGATCGGGATGCGTGCCTATATAGATTCTCCGATCATCATTACCTTGCTACTCATCTTTATGATGATGTTACTCAGCTTCTATACTTCTATTAGTGGATTGGTAAAAGCTGAAATGTTCCCACCTCATGTGCGAGCTTTAGGCGTAGGTTTTTCGTATGCAGTAGGTAATGCGCTGTTTGGTGGTTCTGCACCTTCAGTTGCCTTACAGTTTAAAGCTGCAGGAATTGAAAATACCTTCTTTATATATGTTATTGTCATGCTGATTATCTGTTTCTTGTGTAGCCTTGCGCTTCCTAAAAAACCAGATTATTTAGAACATGATCATTAA
- a CDS encoding DUF971 domain-containing protein, translating into MQIRPDIRVDTINKQVHFIWTDGSSICLSHQSLREICPCGFCRAKRIKQIKIEHQNVEVTAMFDQGYGAQICFSDGHDKGIFPWAFLKEFAKS; encoded by the coding sequence ATGCAAATCAGACCTGATATCCGTGTCGACACTATAAATAAGCAGGTTCACTTTATATGGACCGATGGCTCAAGCATATGTCTGAGTCATCAAAGTTTAAGGGAAATTTGCCCATGTGGCTTTTGCCGAGCGAAGCGGATTAAACAAATTAAAATAGAGCATCAAAATGTTGAAGTGACAGCTATGTTTGATCAAGGTTATGGTGCCCAAATTTGCTTTAGCGATGGGCATGATAAAGGGATTTTTCCGTGGGCTTTTTTAAAAGAATTTGCTAAGAGCTAA
- a CDS encoding 4Fe-4S dicluster domain-containing protein, which yields MAFIFKEVQHRTVAPVIIDEDKCIADKGCTVCVDVCPMDLLAIDPTTQKAFMQFDECWYCMPCEKDCPTDAVKVNIPYLLK from the coding sequence ATGGCTTTTATTTTTAAAGAAGTACAGCACCGTACTGTCGCACCCGTCATTATCGATGAAGATAAATGTATTGCTGATAAAGGATGCACTGTCTGTGTAGATGTTTGTCCAATGGACTTATTGGCAATCGATCCAACAACTCAAAAAGCTTTCATGCAGTTTGATGAATGTTGGTACTGCATGCCTTGTGAAAAGGACTGCCCAACAGATGCAGTCAAAGTAAATATCCCATACCTACTCAAATAA
- a CDS encoding fumarate reductase/succinate dehydrogenase flavoprotein subunit yields METKYLEFDIVVIGGGTAGPMAAIKAKQENPNLKVLLIEKANVKRSGAISMGMDGLNNAVIPGYATPEQYTKEITIANDGVVNQTTVYAYAKHSFKTIQQLDQWGIKFEKDETGEFAVKKVHHMGAYVLPMPEGHDVKKVLYRQLKRAQVKINNRIVTTKLLKNEQGAINGVLGFDCRSGDFYVIKTKAAILCCGAAGRLGLPASGYLMGTYENPTNAGDGYAMAYHAGAELANLECFQINPLIKDYNGPACAYVTGPLGGYTANSKGERFIECDYWSGQMMWEFYQELESGNGPVYLKVDHLAEETIQTIEEILHTNERPSRGRFHEGRGTNYRQDMVEMHISEIGFCSGHSASGVWVNEKAETSVKGLYSAGDMAAVPHNYMLGAFTYGWFAGVNAAQYVNAIEDSELNQSEIEAEKARIFAPLDCSEGLPPEQVEYKLRRFVNDYLQPPKTRQKMEIGLKRFEEIKQDIKRISARNPHELMRATEVSFIRDCAEMAARASLFREESRWGLYHYRADFPQKNNSDWFCHAHLKKDEHGNMVSFKKPIEPYVVPINQDEAVSYDRLRIQKDVALAD; encoded by the coding sequence ATGGAAACTAAATATCTTGAGTTTGATATTGTGGTGATTGGTGGTGGAACTGCTGGGCCAATGGCTGCGATTAAAGCCAAACAAGAAAACCCGAATTTAAAAGTCTTGCTCATTGAAAAAGCGAATGTAAAACGTAGTGGGGCGATTTCAATGGGAATGGATGGACTGAATAATGCTGTCATTCCGGGCTACGCAACACCTGAGCAGTACACCAAAGAAATTACGATTGCCAATGATGGGGTAGTTAACCAAACCACTGTATATGCATATGCGAAGCATAGTTTCAAAACCATTCAACAGCTCGATCAATGGGGTATTAAGTTTGAAAAAGATGAGACAGGCGAATTTGCAGTAAAAAAAGTACATCACATGGGTGCATATGTTTTACCAATGCCCGAAGGTCATGATGTTAAAAAAGTTTTATATCGTCAGTTAAAGCGTGCTCAAGTCAAAATTAATAATCGCATTGTCACTACAAAGCTTTTAAAAAATGAACAAGGTGCAATCAATGGTGTACTCGGTTTTGATTGTCGTAGTGGTGACTTTTATGTCATTAAAACGAAAGCTGCCATTTTATGTTGTGGTGCCGCAGGGCGTTTAGGTTTGCCAGCTTCCGGCTATTTAATGGGCACTTATGAAAACCCAACCAATGCAGGTGACGGCTATGCAATGGCATACCATGCAGGTGCTGAGCTTGCTAACTTAGAATGCTTCCAGATTAATCCATTGATTAAAGACTATAACGGTCCGGCTTGTGCCTATGTGACTGGTCCTTTAGGAGGTTATACCGCTAACAGTAAAGGTGAACGTTTCATTGAATGTGACTACTGGAGTGGTCAAATGATGTGGGAGTTTTACCAAGAACTGGAAAGTGGTAATGGTCCTGTTTATTTAAAAGTAGATCATCTGGCCGAAGAAACCATTCAAACCATCGAAGAAATCTTGCATACCAATGAGCGCCCAAGCCGTGGACGTTTTCATGAGGGCCGAGGAACCAATTACCGTCAAGATATGGTGGAAATGCATATTTCAGAAATTGGTTTCTGTAGCGGGCACAGCGCTTCTGGCGTATGGGTCAATGAAAAAGCTGAGACTTCAGTTAAAGGATTATACAGTGCTGGCGATATGGCGGCTGTACCTCATAACTATATGCTTGGTGCATTTACCTACGGATGGTTTGCGGGTGTAAATGCCGCGCAATATGTGAATGCAATTGAAGATAGCGAATTAAACCAAAGTGAAATAGAAGCAGAAAAAGCTCGAATATTTGCGCCACTGGATTGCTCAGAAGGTTTACCTCCAGAACAAGTGGAATATAAGCTGCGCCGTTTTGTAAATGACTATTTGCAACCGCCTAAAACTCGCCAAAAAATGGAAATTGGGCTCAAGCGTTTTGAAGAAATTAAACAGGATATTAAGCGAATTTCTGCAAGAAACCCACATGAGCTGATGCGTGCCACTGAAGTTTCTTTTATTCGAGACTGTGCTGAAATGGCAGCAAGAGCTTCACTGTTTAGAGAAGAAAGCCGCTGGGGACTGTACCACTATAGAGCAGATTTCCCTCAAAAAAATAACTCGGATTGGTTCTGTCACGCGCATTTGAAAAAAGATGAACACGGCAACATGGTCAGTTTCAAAAAGCCAATCGAGCCTTATGTGGTTCCGATTAATCAAGATGAAGCTGTGTCGTATGACCGTTTACGCATTCAAAAAGATGTTGCTCTAGCAGACTAA
- a CDS encoding ABC transporter ATP-binding protein, which translates to MSITQGHVSIQNLSLHLGQTKNRFQALDRVNFEIQPGEFICLLGPSGCGKSTLLGALAGHLPISSGSLKVDDESIFEPHPDRGLVFQQHTLFPWKSVLENIAFGLKMKGIAKQKRIEQAQKMIDLVGLKGFEHKFPAELSGGMQQRVEIARVLINQPRILLMDEPFGALDAQTRLKMQMLLLEIWQEIQTSVLFITHDIDEALFLADRVLIMSHRPGRIIEEIPLKFECPRDVELVTSSEFTAIKKHCIQTLKEATQQEELRRLNPLGLGKKSQIKEYE; encoded by the coding sequence ATGTCAATTACACAAGGCCATGTAAGTATTCAAAATCTATCTCTACATTTAGGGCAAACTAAAAATCGTTTTCAGGCATTAGATCGAGTTAACTTCGAAATACAACCGGGCGAGTTTATATGTCTACTTGGCCCGTCGGGTTGCGGTAAATCAACATTATTAGGTGCATTGGCAGGGCACTTACCAATTAGTTCTGGGTCTTTAAAGGTCGATGATGAATCGATATTTGAACCGCATCCAGACAGAGGTTTGGTGTTCCAGCAACATACCTTATTTCCATGGAAAAGCGTGCTTGAAAATATTGCTTTTGGTTTGAAAATGAAGGGCATTGCTAAGCAAAAGCGTATTGAACAAGCTCAGAAAATGATTGATCTGGTCGGACTTAAAGGCTTTGAACATAAATTTCCAGCCGAACTTTCTGGTGGTATGCAGCAACGGGTTGAAATTGCGAGAGTACTGATTAATCAACCTCGCATTTTATTAATGGATGAGCCTTTTGGTGCCTTAGATGCTCAAACTCGTTTAAAAATGCAAATGCTATTACTCGAAATTTGGCAAGAAATCCAAACGTCGGTTTTATTTATTACCCACGATATTGATGAGGCACTTTTTTTAGCCGATCGAGTGTTGATTATGAGCCATCGCCCAGGACGAATTATTGAAGAAATTCCACTTAAGTTTGAATGTCCACGAGATGTTGAGCTTGTAACAAGTAGTGAATTTACAGCCATTAAAAAACATTGCATCCAGACTTTAAAAGAAGCCACTCAACAAGAAGAGTTAAGACGTTTAAATCCATTAGGGCTTGGAAAGAAATCACAAATTAAGGAATACGAATGA
- a CDS encoding GntR family transcriptional regulator, translated as MSQLPQDPKNHKPLYDQLRELILNKIVNGEYAVLSQIPSENEFAEQFGVSRITVRQALNQLQLEGYIFKVPGKGTFVSKPKTFQNISSLQGFAEAMSSAGHEILNRVISAELKQIPMHVVPKLKLPVKANVYEIQRVRLLNRQPVSYELTYLPEHIGLKLKEKAIDLRTTDIFKALEQECDIPLGHADLSIDATVADEELAALLQVEIGTPVLRVERLTHDANGQPIDYEYLYFSGDTFQYRLRIHR; from the coding sequence GTGAGCCAGCTACCCCAAGATCCCAAAAATCACAAGCCTCTTTACGATCAGTTAAGGGAACTCATCCTTAACAAAATTGTAAATGGTGAATATGCCGTGTTGAGTCAAATTCCATCTGAAAACGAGTTTGCTGAACAGTTCGGTGTAAGCCGAATCACAGTTCGCCAAGCACTTAACCAATTACAGTTGGAAGGCTATATTTTTAAGGTGCCAGGTAAAGGGACCTTTGTAAGTAAGCCAAAAACGTTCCAGAACATCTCAAGTTTGCAAGGTTTTGCAGAAGCAATGTCATCTGCTGGTCACGAAATTTTAAACCGTGTCATATCGGCCGAGCTTAAGCAGATCCCGATGCACGTTGTGCCCAAATTAAAGTTACCTGTTAAAGCCAATGTGTATGAAATTCAACGTGTCCGTTTACTCAACCGTCAGCCAGTGTCGTATGAGTTGACTTATTTGCCTGAACATATTGGTTTGAAACTTAAAGAGAAAGCGATTGATTTACGTACAACCGATATTTTCAAGGCATTAGAGCAAGAGTGCGATATTCCTTTAGGACATGCGGATTTAAGTATTGATGCCACGGTAGCGGATGAAGAATTAGCGGCTTTGTTACAAGTCGAAATCGGAACTCCGGTATTACGGGTCGAACGTTTGACTCATGACGCAAATGGCCAACCGATTGACTATGAATATCTCTATTTCTCGGGCGATACCTTCCAGTACCGTTTACGTATTCATCGTTAA
- a CDS encoding ABC transporter permease — translation MSSLAQTKPNNQSTFLTKFFQQLRSYPARLKSYVIAFTSIAFWIVIWQGLAQFKVNLGFVNFGNVPTPLDVIHALWAFFQLSAAFEHVESSVFRVVIGFVLAALIGVGIGLLAGRYQKLAAFLMPPLEVLRPIPAVAWIPLAILIFPSSEASMIFITFIGALFPILLNTVHGVGAVDPRLVASAKSLGASDLAIIHEVIIPGALPNIITGLSIGMGTCWFCLVTAEMISGQHGIGYFTWESFTLQNYSNIVVGMVLIGALGMFSSTLVRVIGNRFTPWYQLRKS, via the coding sequence ATGAGTAGTTTAGCCCAGACAAAACCTAATAACCAAAGTACATTTTTGACTAAATTTTTTCAGCAGTTGAGATCATATCCGGCGCGTTTAAAAAGCTACGTGATTGCTTTTACATCCATAGCTTTTTGGATAGTCATTTGGCAAGGACTTGCTCAGTTTAAAGTAAATTTAGGCTTTGTGAACTTTGGCAATGTACCAACACCTTTAGATGTCATTCATGCGCTATGGGCTTTTTTTCAACTCAGCGCTGCATTTGAACATGTTGAATCTAGTGTGTTTCGTGTAGTGATTGGTTTTGTGCTTGCGGCTCTAATTGGTGTAGGTATTGGTTTGTTGGCAGGACGTTACCAAAAACTGGCTGCCTTTCTAATGCCACCATTAGAAGTATTACGTCCAATACCAGCAGTTGCATGGATTCCTTTAGCAATTCTAATTTTTCCCTCATCAGAAGCTTCCATGATTTTTATTACGTTCATTGGGGCTTTATTTCCAATTTTATTAAACACGGTACATGGGGTTGGTGCAGTTGACCCAAGGCTCGTTGCATCTGCAAAAAGTTTAGGTGCTTCTGATCTTGCCATTATTCATGAAGTCATTATTCCGGGGGCATTACCGAATATTATTACTGGTTTATCCATTGGAATGGGTACTTGCTGGTTCTGTTTAGTGACTGCCGAAATGATTTCGGGGCAACATGGAATTGGTTACTTCACATGGGAATCTTTCACCTTGCAAAACTATAGCAATATCGTGGTTGGCATGGTGCTGATCGGAGCGTTAGGTATGTTTAGCAGTACATTGGTGCGTGTGATTGGAAACCGATTTACTCCATGGTATCAACTAAGGAAGTCTTAA
- a CDS encoding HEAT repeat domain-containing protein gives MSFYYQALDDLDEYNQEFLTQLNHADEKIRFVALMNIGDEESPDLLPWLHTALQHDSSALVREEAAKKLESWEDPTSLQVLAQALFDADLNVRQAASQSLSEVKNAASAQILAPYLKHTDTFALSAILRALKPLRPQQLFEEISALVHHEDVLVRREAVSALSWLQQDQAIKILAKTAETDIDDEVRRIATGGLAYSQSISAEVIQALQHSLTSESWQLRVEAALTIGKLRIVQLEAPLIHAVSDLYWQVRIAAVRSLGLLKSHLAVAHLTDNFKHEISNLRKEVALALGEIGTAEAQKLLEQHQNDPDPEVRKAIRIGLNQIGEVKYANQT, from the coding sequence ATGAGTTTTTATTATCAAGCTTTAGATGACCTCGATGAATATAATCAGGAATTTCTCACACAGCTCAATCATGCAGATGAAAAGATACGCTTTGTCGCTTTAATGAATATTGGCGATGAAGAAAGTCCGGATTTACTTCCTTGGTTGCATACAGCACTACAACACGACTCTTCAGCTTTAGTCCGTGAAGAAGCAGCAAAAAAACTAGAAAGTTGGGAAGATCCAACCAGTTTGCAGGTATTAGCTCAAGCCTTATTTGATGCTGATCTGAATGTGAGACAAGCTGCCAGCCAGAGTTTAAGTGAAGTCAAAAATGCTGCATCGGCCCAGATACTTGCACCGTATTTAAAGCATACGGATACTTTTGCTCTCAGTGCAATTTTACGTGCTTTAAAACCTTTACGACCACAGCAATTATTTGAAGAGATATCTGCTTTAGTACATCATGAAGATGTTCTTGTGCGCCGTGAGGCAGTCAGTGCATTAAGTTGGTTACAACAAGACCAAGCGATTAAGATATTGGCAAAAACTGCTGAAACAGATATAGATGATGAGGTTCGCCGTATTGCAACAGGTGGTTTGGCCTATAGTCAGAGCATATCAGCTGAGGTTATCCAAGCACTTCAACATTCATTAACTTCGGAAAGTTGGCAACTAAGAGTGGAAGCTGCACTCACGATTGGAAAATTACGTATTGTTCAGCTCGAAGCTCCTTTAATTCATGCTGTATCAGACCTGTATTGGCAAGTACGAATTGCAGCAGTACGGAGCTTGGGACTACTTAAATCACATCTGGCAGTTGCTCATTTGACTGATAACTTTAAGCATGAAATTAGTAACTTGCGTAAAGAAGTCGCTTTAGCACTCGGTGAAATTGGTACAGCAGAAGCTCAGAAGCTATTGGAACAACATCAAAATGATCCAGATCCTGAAGTACGAAAAGCGATTCGTATTGGATTAAATCAAATTGGTGAGGTGAAGTATGCAAATCAGACCTGA
- a CDS encoding ABC transporter substrate-binding protein: MRQNKLINKKLLLSSLIGAMVLGTLGCGSKTETVRVAIGTQDTTINCATGGLLIRELNLLPKYLPKDGKYRHVKYDIQWKNFTSGAPLTSEMVAGRLDLGAMADFPAVNNLAAFKKAGKESIFLAPLSGSINGSGNAIVVPIDSKVTSLKELKGQTISVAFASTAHGLLLRAIQAEGWQLDKDIKVIAQAPEVAGPALKSHKIAAHADFVPFGELFAYQGFAKKIYDGSQAKSPTFHGSLASKDYAQQHPEVIKAYLQATIEANRLIQEQPEKYSELIAEKTGIPAEVVYLFHGPLGLQTRDLTWKPEYRKATQIAIDTLKVLGKNDGTLDVNKFIDDQYIKDAFQASGLNYSQQLADYAKSPLVANDALTGQPIKTFDRVTQIWVKGEEKVRSYETPEHAFSDLKKIQADGKKVRVVYSQDHQSDIKLLANLAWYATDKTGQIQAFLLKDDAEKWAKQQGGKVYDFKAIQLVTQS; the protein is encoded by the coding sequence ATGAGACAAAATAAATTGATCAATAAAAAACTATTACTCAGTAGCTTAATTGGTGCCATGGTACTTGGCACTTTGGGGTGCGGCAGTAAAACAGAAACTGTTCGTGTAGCGATTGGTACACAAGACACGACCATTAACTGTGCAACAGGTGGGCTGCTGATTCGTGAATTGAATTTATTACCCAAATATTTGCCTAAAGATGGTAAATACAGACACGTTAAATATGACATTCAATGGAAAAACTTTACCTCTGGTGCACCACTTACCAGTGAAATGGTGGCTGGACGTCTAGATTTGGGAGCAATGGCAGACTTTCCTGCTGTTAATAATTTAGCAGCATTTAAAAAAGCTGGAAAAGAAAGCATATTTTTAGCACCGTTATCAGGCAGTATTAATGGTAGCGGTAATGCGATTGTTGTTCCAATTGATTCAAAAGTCACTTCACTTAAAGAGCTAAAGGGGCAGACTATTTCTGTAGCTTTTGCCTCAACTGCTCATGGACTTTTGCTACGAGCAATTCAAGCTGAAGGTTGGCAACTTGATAAAGATATTAAAGTGATAGCTCAGGCACCAGAAGTGGCGGGACCTGCATTAAAAAGTCATAAGATCGCTGCGCATGCTGACTTCGTACCATTTGGAGAGTTATTTGCTTACCAAGGTTTTGCCAAAAAAATCTATGATGGTTCACAAGCAAAATCACCGACATTTCATGGTTCGCTTGCCAGCAAGGATTATGCACAGCAGCATCCCGAAGTCATAAAAGCTTATTTACAAGCAACTATTGAAGCGAATCGTCTGATTCAGGAACAACCAGAAAAATATAGTGAACTTATTGCTGAAAAAACAGGTATTCCTGCCGAAGTTGTTTATCTATTTCATGGCCCTTTAGGTCTGCAAACTCGTGACTTAACGTGGAAACCTGAATATCGAAAAGCGACTCAAATTGCGATAGATACCTTAAAAGTTTTAGGCAAAAACGACGGTACGCTTGATGTAAATAAATTTATTGATGATCAATACATTAAGGATGCATTTCAGGCATCTGGACTTAATTACAGCCAGCAACTTGCTGACTATGCAAAATCACCTTTGGTTGCCAATGATGCTTTAACGGGCCAACCCATCAAGACATTTGATCGGGTAACTCAAATTTGGGTAAAGGGTGAAGAAAAAGTTCGTAGCTATGAAACGCCTGAGCATGCTTTTTCTGATTTAAAGAAAATACAAGCCGATGGAAAAAAGGTGCGTGTGGTTTATAGCCAAGATCATCAGTCCGACATTAAGTTACTTGCCAATTTGGCATGGTATGCCACAGACAAAACAGGACAAATTCAGGCTTTTTTATTAAAAGATGATGCTGAAAAATGGGCTAAACAACAGGGCGGAAAAGTATATGACTTTAAAGCTATTCAGCTTGTAACACAGAGCTGA
- a CDS encoding TonB-dependent siderophore receptor, with translation MHGMAGSYSMERRSLNLHFMTCSKTALASSIALITSVVYANEAEVSQLPTITVNATQNSDALYTSKKVSLSGFQTGDVKKVPASITTITSERIADQHAKTLTDVIKNDSSLGDGYAAIGYYPNFVARGFALDLGSSYLINGHTIRGEQNVALENKEQVEILKGISAIQSGMSTPGGVINYVTKRPADVKNITVDANSEGGYTLATDVGGFVNDSFGYRINLAHESIHPNVDHANGKREFGSVALDWKINERSKLLFDIEAQHQSQRSVPGYQLLDGQEVPTNVDQDRLLGYQSWSKPVVNNSLNASLKYQYAFNDQWNGSLSASQSRVVIDDNSAFPWGCYSSICEVTGLGNTFDKHGNYDIYDFRSPDDTRITNQFAAGLNGQFNTGNIQHQIAFELQRTYKTLKHHTPLNVAVGTGNIYEDTVDYSPSSESPGDRYKALESDQTALTVSDRVQFNDQWSTLLGGKLIHLDEQAYNSDGQQSRDTDLNKFLPQLALMYSPTATTNLYASYAKGLSDGGEAPWYAEANAYQVLSPRNSEQYELGVKQQIRNFLVTAAIFDLKQDNQYTTTNSAGELEFVEQGEQHNQGIELGLTGALTDTLDVSSGITYTKSRLVDIDNDSYKGHQTQNVPKVRATAQLSYKVPSVEGLRLLSGMQYSSSKYANKEGTAKVGGYSVFNIGAAYKTNFAGHDTTFRFNIDNLFNKKYWRDVGAFMGDDYLFLGNPRTAQFSTTFSF, from the coding sequence ATGCACGGTATGGCAGGTAGTTATTCAATGGAAAGACGTTCGTTAAATCTTCACTTTATGACATGCTCTAAAACAGCATTGGCTTCATCTATTGCACTCATAACATCTGTCGTTTATGCAAATGAAGCGGAGGTTTCGCAGCTCCCAACCATTACTGTGAACGCTACACAAAATAGTGATGCACTATACACATCAAAAAAAGTGAGTTTATCTGGTTTTCAAACTGGTGATGTAAAGAAAGTACCTGCATCTATTACCACCATTACATCTGAACGCATAGCAGATCAACACGCAAAAACACTGACCGATGTGATTAAAAATGATTCATCCTTAGGCGATGGTTATGCTGCAATTGGCTACTATCCAAATTTTGTAGCACGTGGTTTTGCGCTTGATTTAGGCTCAAGCTATCTCATTAATGGCCATACCATACGTGGCGAACAAAATGTAGCTTTAGAAAATAAAGAACAAGTTGAAATCTTAAAAGGCATTTCTGCAATTCAAAGTGGAATGTCGACACCAGGTGGTGTGATTAACTATGTAACCAAAAGACCAGCCGATGTTAAAAACATTACAGTCGATGCAAATTCAGAAGGTGGTTATACACTGGCAACGGATGTAGGCGGCTTTGTTAATGATAGTTTTGGTTATCGAATCAATTTAGCCCATGAAAGCATCCATCCAAATGTTGATCACGCAAATGGTAAGCGTGAGTTTGGTTCAGTAGCTTTAGACTGGAAAATTAATGAGCGTTCTAAATTACTGTTTGATATTGAAGCTCAGCATCAAAGTCAACGTTCAGTACCCGGTTATCAACTGCTTGATGGGCAAGAAGTACCAACAAATGTAGATCAAGACCGTTTATTGGGTTACCAGTCTTGGAGTAAACCTGTTGTAAATAACAGTCTAAATGCGAGTTTGAAATATCAATATGCATTTAACGATCAATGGAATGGTAGCTTAAGTGCATCTCAAAGCCGTGTTGTGATTGATGATAATAGTGCTTTCCCATGGGGATGTTATAGCAGCATTTGTGAAGTTACCGGTTTGGGCAATACTTTTGATAAACACGGTAATTATGATATTTACGATTTTCGTAGTCCAGATGACACACGTATAACTAATCAGTTTGCAGCTGGGTTAAATGGACAATTCAACACTGGCAACATTCAGCATCAAATCGCTTTCGAATTACAACGTACATATAAAACCTTAAAGCACCATACACCACTGAATGTAGCGGTAGGAACAGGCAATATCTATGAAGATACGGTCGACTACAGTCCTTCATCGGAAAGCCCTGGCGATCGTTACAAAGCTCTAGAGAGTGATCAGACTGCACTTACTGTATCTGACCGAGTTCAATTTAATGATCAATGGTCAACTCTACTCGGTGGAAAACTGATTCACCTTGATGAGCAAGCTTATAATTCAGATGGGCAGCAAAGCCGTGATACCGATTTAAACAAGTTTCTGCCGCAATTAGCGCTCATGTATAGCCCAACTGCTACGACTAATCTTTATGCTTCATATGCCAAAGGTTTATCGGATGGTGGCGAAGCTCCGTGGTATGCAGAAGCGAATGCTTATCAAGTCCTATCACCTAGAAATTCTGAACAATATGAACTTGGTGTTAAGCAACAAATTCGCAACTTCTTGGTAACAGCAGCTATTTTTGATTTAAAACAAGACAATCAATATACGACTACAAATTCTGCAGGAGAATTAGAATTTGTTGAGCAAGGTGAACAGCATAATCAAGGTATTGAGTTAGGTTTAACTGGTGCCCTAACCGATACACTCGACGTAAGCTCTGGCATTACCTATACCAAATCTCGTCTTGTTGATATTGATAATGACAGCTACAAAGGTCATCAAACTCAAAATGTACCGAAAGTACGCGCAACTGCACAGTTATCTTATAAAGTACCTTCAGTTGAAGGGTTAAGATTATTGAGTGGTATGCAATACAGTAGTAGTAAATATGCAAACAAAGAGGGAACTGCAAAAGTAGGCGGCTATAGCGTCTTTAATATTGGTGCTGCCTATAAAACAAATTTTGCTGGGCATGACACAACTTTTAGATTCAATATTGATAACTTATTTAATAAGAAATATTGGCGTGATGTAGGGGCATTTATGGGAGATGACTATCTGTTCTTAGGTAATCCTCGCACAGCTCAATTTTCTACAACTTTTAGCTTTTAA